One genomic segment of Hordeum vulgare subsp. vulgare chromosome 2H, MorexV3_pseudomolecules_assembly, whole genome shotgun sequence includes these proteins:
- the LOC123426242 gene encoding putative pentatricopeptide repeat-containing protein At5g40405: MISGHVGNRQPVEALCLFGRMMEEGFAPNRGTVVSVLSACASAGALETGKWVHVYIEKNRLRWDEFLGTALVDMYAKCGAVELALEVFASLRTRNTCTWNAMINGLAMNGYSAMALDMFRQMELDGRVVPDEVTFVGVLLACSHGGSVDAGREHFNMISRKYGIDLILEHYACMVDLLARSGHLQEAHKLITEMPMKPDVVVWRALLGGCRL, encoded by the coding sequence ATGATATCTGGGCACGTCGGGAACAGGCAGCCCGTCGAGGCTCTCTGCCTCTTCGGGCGGATGATGGAGGAAGGGTTTGCGCCCAACCGCGGGACGGTTGTCAGCGTGCTGTCAGCCTGCGCGAGCGCCGGTGCGTTGGAGACGGGTAAGTGGGTCCATGTGTACATAGAGAAGAACAGGCTCCGGTGGGATGAGTTCCTGGGGACGGCGCTTGTTGACATGTATGCCAAGTGTGGCGCTGTGGAGCTTGCGCTGGAGGTCTTTGCCAGCTTGAGGACGAGGAACACGTGTACCTGGAATGCCATGATCAATGGCTTGGCCATGAATGGCTACTCAGCAATGGCGTTGGACATGTTTCGCCAAATGGAGCTTGACGGAAGAGTGGTACCGGATGAAGTGACCTTTGTAGGAGTCCTCTTGGCATGCAGCCATGGTGGATCTGTGGATGCAGGCAGGGAGCATTTCAACATGATTTCCAGGAAGTATGGCATAGACTTAATCCTTGAGCATTATGCGTGCATGGTTGATCTCCTTGCCCGGTCTGGTCATCTACAAGAGGCACACAAGCTCATTACAGAGATGCCAATGAAGCCGGATGTTGTCGTCTGGAGGGCTTTGCTTGGTGGATGCCGTCTCTAG
- the LOC123426240 gene encoding serine/arginine repetitive matrix protein 1-like, translating to MGAGQDPEAGAADGGEKRMAHSSSSGPLPPSEPPHLRGQDPAQYQYGTFHPPPPLARRLPPACPARRLPPACPARRLPPACPARRLPPACPAPRLLRRRLPAAEAALRARRPVLLPGVPDRPKHRSQEKGMEIHRDRTEQAVKRRAQIAVLVELRPDRPWRDRAVEEGGRVGL from the exons ATGGGAGCCGGCCAGGACCCGGAAGCCGGCGCCGCCGACGGCGGCGAGAAGAGGATGGCCCACTCCTCCTCCTCGGGCCCGCTCCCGCCGTCGGAGCCGCCACACCTCCGGGGCCAGGACCCCGCGCAGTACCAGTACGGCACCTTCCACCCCCCGCCCCCACTCGCCCGTCGGCTTCCCCCAGCCTGCCCCGCCCGTCGGCTTCCCCCAGCCTGCCCCGCCCGTCGGCTTCCCCCAGCCTGCCCCGCCCGTCGGCTTCCCCCAGCCTGCCCCGCCCCCCGGCTTCTCCGCCGCCGGCTACCAGCAGCAGAAGCAGCCCTACGCGCCCGCCGACCCGTATTACTCCCAGGGGTACCAGACCGGCCCAAGCACAG GAGCCAAGAGAAAGGGATGGAGATCCACCGCGACCGGACCGAGCAGGCGGTCAAGCGGCGCGCCCAGATAGCCGTCCTTGTGGAGCTGCGCCCAGATCGGCCATGGCGCGACCGAGCAgttgaggagggagggagagtagGACTGTAG